One genomic region from Metallosphaera tengchongensis encodes:
- a CDS encoding long-chain fatty acid--CoA ligase has product MGFYNYNLTIDKILDYGSTVYGNKEIVYRDLRKYTFSSFRKNVESLASSLQKIGVKPGDKVAVVDWDTDVYMTAYYAVPMIGAVLHTVNIRYPPEVMLKTVIHAEDRWAIVRDEFVPLLEKGKSFLTNIKGVITYSDNKEKVKTSFSTFDFWELQNSGEEVKPVDVREDAQATIFYTSGTTGDPKGVWFTHRDLVLHSMSVALTTSKPPLKTSQDDVFMILVPMFHVHQWGFPYVTMLVGSNYVLPGRYDPAMEINLMKREKVTFSAMVPTILYMILSHPEAARNQDVFKGWKVMIGGSALPSGLAYMARKSGINIAVGYGMSETAPVLTVAYYTPEVEKLGEEERFLQQIKTGVPIPLAQVKVIDENGKEVPRDEKTVGEIVARAPWLTRSYYKDPERTEKLWKGDWLHTGDLAIVDKLGYIRIVDRDKDSIKSGGEFIPSLILEDIISNHPKVGEVAVVGVKDEKWGERPVAFVVPKGDVKEEELREYLIKHVNEGKLQKWWIPDKFIFVKEFPKTSTNKIDKKALRQTLSS; this is encoded by the coding sequence CGGTATACGGGAACAAGGAGATAGTGTATAGGGACTTGAGGAAGTACACCTTTTCCTCGTTTAGAAAGAACGTAGAGTCCTTAGCGTCATCGCTTCAGAAAATCGGCGTAAAACCTGGAGATAAGGTAGCAGTCGTGGACTGGGACACTGACGTTTACATGACAGCCTATTATGCGGTTCCCATGATTGGTGCAGTACTTCACACAGTAAACATAAGATATCCTCCTGAAGTGATGCTAAAGACCGTGATTCACGCTGAGGACAGATGGGCAATAGTTAGGGACGAGTTTGTGCCCCTTCTGGAAAAGGGGAAGAGTTTCCTCACAAACATCAAGGGAGTGATAACCTACAGCGACAATAAAGAGAAGGTGAAGACTTCGTTCTCTACCTTCGACTTCTGGGAACTCCAAAACTCTGGGGAAGAGGTAAAGCCAGTCGACGTCAGGGAGGACGCTCAGGCGACTATATTTTACACGTCTGGTACTACAGGCGACCCCAAGGGAGTCTGGTTCACCCATAGAGACCTGGTCCTCCACTCCATGAGCGTCGCGCTCACCACGAGCAAACCACCTCTCAAGACTTCCCAGGACGACGTCTTCATGATTTTGGTACCAATGTTCCACGTACACCAGTGGGGCTTCCCTTACGTAACTATGCTGGTCGGTTCAAATTACGTATTGCCAGGTCGTTACGACCCTGCGATGGAAATTAACTTAATGAAAAGGGAGAAGGTCACGTTTTCCGCCATGGTCCCAACAATCCTTTACATGATACTTTCCCACCCAGAAGCTGCAAGGAACCAGGACGTGTTCAAGGGGTGGAAGGTCATGATAGGGGGCTCAGCGCTGCCTAGCGGGTTGGCTTACATGGCCAGGAAGTCTGGAATAAATATCGCTGTGGGCTACGGCATGTCGGAAACAGCCCCAGTTCTCACAGTAGCCTATTACACCCCAGAGGTGGAGAAGCTGGGCGAAGAGGAAAGATTCCTTCAACAGATAAAGACAGGGGTTCCCATACCTTTGGCTCAAGTGAAAGTAATAGACGAAAACGGTAAGGAAGTACCCAGGGACGAGAAAACTGTGGGTGAGATAGTTGCCAGAGCCCCTTGGCTAACTAGGTCGTACTACAAGGACCCTGAGAGGACTGAGAAGCTGTGGAAAGGAGACTGGTTGCACACAGGGGATCTAGCCATAGTGGACAAGCTAGGGTACATAAGGATAGTGGACAGGGATAAGGACTCCATAAAGAGCGGTGGTGAGTTCATTCCCTCCCTGATCTTAGAGGACATTATATCAAACCATCCTAAAGTGGGCGAAGTTGCAGTTGTAGGGGTCAAGGACGAGAAATGGGGAGAGAGACCAGTCGCTTTCGTAGTCCCCAAGGGAGATGTGAAGGAGGAGGAGTTAAGGGAGTACCTAATTAAGCATGTGAACGAGGGGAAGCTCCAAAAGTGGTGGATCCCAGACAAGTTCATCTTCGTGAAGGAGTTCCCTAAGACCTCAACAAACAAGATAGATAAAAAAGCGTTGAGACAGACTTTGTCCAGTTGA